The window TTTTGTGTGGCTAATCCATAGACTTTATTAGCATATACTTGTTTGGGCCCAGTTACCACATGATTCATCTGCACTTATTCCAAGTTTTGTAATTTAACTCACTATTCAACCTAACTTTTCTGCGTGTTGCAGATCAGCAGGTCTGGGTTGTATAAGTTCGGATATTAGGGATCAATATGTTGAATGTGGTTAATGTCGAGTATGTGCTCACCTCAATTAACTTGAGGCCTGCGTTTCaacatgtggtgtgtgtttagGTGTTGGGGCTGCCAGCATGGCCAAACTGACCTTCATGGTAGGTGGAGTTGAGGAAGAATACAACGCCGCTCAGGAGTTGCTAACCTGCATGGGAGCCAATGTAGTCTACTGTGGACAGGTTGGCAGTGGACAGGTGAAGATGGACACATGAAAGCACAAACATCCTCATATTAGAGCAAACACAGAATGTTTGCTTTTTGATCTGTGGGCCGCGTTTGCTCACATACTAAATGTAACCTAAATGTATATATACCCACACCAATACAGTCAGTAAGCTCGCACCTTATTCATGATTTCACTAATTCACTTGTACTGCACTACTGAAGTCAAGTGTTTGGACTTCAGGGACAAGCTGCGTGTTATTTACTAGATATTAGTAGATAATATGTGGATAAATTCTGATTTACATAAAGCTCTACATTGCAATTGCTTTTGTCAAAGCATATGTTAGTATTTTAGGTTTCGTAGCAAAccaaaaaagatgaaaagacagTCTACTCATAAACTAAAAACATGTGCTGAACATCATAAATACTACACTGTAATccattataaaaataaaaatagatcaTTCAAAATAATGATTTTACCTCACTGAGTGAGGGTGGCTTTCTACCCTGGCTAAAGATTAGTTTAGGCATATTAACAAGTCTGTTCCAAAGCCAGATCACCTCAGTGGATTTACATTCTTTAAAACGTTGTTCTGCAAGTTTACTTATAGCTAAagtgtgttttcctctttgtgGTCAATCTCTTCTAGGCAGCAAAGCTATGCAACAATATGCTGCTGGCCATTGGGATGACTGGGACTGCAGAGACCATGAACCTTGGTATCAGGTACTGTCAACATGCACTATGGTGCTTCTTACCTATTATTCTAAAGGGAAAACCTAGGTATTTACATGGCAAAGGTTAATGTAAGTGTAATGTAAGCTTAAGGGACCTTGATACAGGTCCATACAGGTACAATACAGAGTGTTGTTAACATGCAATTATAGCCACTATAGGTTGGAGGCACATGTAGAGAAGTCAATGTAATTTTCCTGAGTTGACAAACACTTCAGTTTTCAAACATCTGCTAATCATGAGTACAAGCACCTACAACGTAAAGATGGCACCTGTGAAGTCTCCACATTTTGGCAGTGCATGAATATGGCAGTAAACTCACCTTTAGATATAGCCATCACAATAAAAGATATTACAGTACCAGTGGTATGGATGTGACTAAGGCAGAAATTTACTACTTCAGTACAGGtttggaaatgtgtgtgtgtctttctgtgcgTGTGTAGCTTACGGAAGTACAAAGGGGTCAGCCCTGCCCCATGTCAGAGCCGCCTCCTCTGGAGAAAGATGGATGAGGGGGTGGAGCCACCGTCTATTTTACATCTGCTGATTGAGCTCTCACCGGTATCCTGTCACACCCCTGTCCTAGAAATCGCATCATTCATCATTGCCTCATTGCCTCATTTTAACACAAAGCCTTTTCAGTGCACAGGATGATGGGATATGAAGTCCTCCGAATACAGTCTGATATGACCTAAAATCACCTATGGATACAAAAAATCTAAAGCACTGACCAGGCATCTAGTCATTAAAGTTTTGTCAACACACAAATTTTCTTCAGAATTTCCGTTTTTGATTGTAGTGATCAGGAAATCTTCTACAACAGGCTTACACATCAATAATTCCTCACATGAATGAAATTTCCTAGGCCATCAGATTAGTTTTGTACGTGAGAATTGTGAATTTATTGTCTACTCTGTTTATACACATCCCCTGTCAATAATAGACTGTTTCCACCATATAACTATTATGCATTTTTATGGATTTTGCAACTTCAATGGTGCGTGCACCAgtctcgtgtgtgtgtgcatgtatgcgAATTGCTCTTCTCACAGTGCAGCTGATTTATCTGTgctgagacagaggaggaaaattGGCATGAGCAGTTGCACATAAATCCCCCCACTAGGCCTCTGAAATATTGAGGCATTAAGGGAGCAACACAGATTTACACATTGCCACTCTGTgtctgatacacacacacacttagacacacaGATTTACATTCAGAGACACTGAAGACAGCAGTTTTCTACCAAACTACAACTTCTACTCTCAGTGCACATCATTATAATGTATGCCTATTAAAAAGGATACGAATAGTAACCACTGCACCTCTTCACTTTTAGtgtgaataattttttaaagctttaaaagtCTGGCCCATATTTAGTCTTGATGGTCTGTGCAAACATGCataatgtgtgtgcgtgtatgttgGGTTTTATTACAGGGTTTAACAAAGACTGTCATCGTTTAGAGAGAATCCACACCCATAACACTCCCATGCTGCATTGCCGTCCAGCCTCTTATGCAGAGAGGATGCTCTCTTAGGCCTCatgtgtacagacacacacacacagactgacacaaaGGAGACAGAGCACTCACAGCCAATTTACAGGAAAACGGCAATAACATTTTATCATGCTGGACTAGGGCCTGATTGAGTTGCCCTTTCTTCcagtatgtatgcatgtgtgtgtataaggcCTTACCTGTGCctgcaggcagacacacaaacacacagattcacacacaGTTCTTTTGGTGGAGCTAATTTGTTGATCTCAGATGGAAGCTAGGGCCGTCTCCAACAGAGCGTGACGTTCTCTTAGTGCAAGGGATGGCCACGCATGACAATTATGAGCACACACTCCTAAATCCACATACACACCCTGTCTTTCTGCCTTCCTTTCTTCTACTGTCTTACAGCTTTTCTTCGCCATCCCTGCATGTGTTGCCTTCTCATTTTACCCTTTTCTTTTAATCCCTTCAGACCTCCTCCATCTATTTTGTGCCTGCTATAATTTTTGCATGCAACCAACCAGTCAGTGAAAGTGGGGGATGAGAAGCTGCAAAGAGGAGCATGGAGTAGTGCAGAGGGGCAGCAGTGGTTTTAATGATGCccatgaagatgaagaagagagAGGCGAGTGGCCCAGGAAGGGATATGCTTTTATGACCTATGTTTCACCTTGTATACTCATGTACCTGTGCTCATTCATGCAGGCACACATCTAGTCATTGATGCTCAAgtaggaacacacacatttgctccTTTATCTAGTTTATGGACGACAAGCGAATCAAAGAGTATAACAAGACACAACCCCTTGTGTTGAAAGACAGAAATAGGTTTGCCACAACACTCACAAGCTCAAACGCCTCCTCCCTCCACAGTTTAAATGAATTGTGAACATATGTTCTGATGAAGATTAAAGTTGGGTGATAAACGTGCTTGTTGGCTCTATAAATGGGATAGtaaatgcttgtgtgtgtatatgtgctcGTTAGCTctttaatgtaataataaatatggAACGGGTTGGGCTTCCTCTCCTGTGGCATCAAATGAGGATGGGGAGCTAATtgcaatgaaacacacagttaataTCAGCACTGCAAATGAACTCCACCTGCTTGAGCTCCCAgtgtataaacacacaaacaccctcTCTCATTTTCATCTGCACCTTCATCACTCTCATGTATTTAATCTGCAGGGGCATTGCACAGCAACACATTTGTTTCACCGTtcacgtctgtgtgtgtttatccatGTCAATCTTGTTAAAGCGTGACATGTCCTCTTCTTCACGCAAATTACCACAGGCGAGGAACAACACCACTGCGTCAGCTAATAACCACAgccatgtgtatgtgtgtgagcctGTATGTGTGATGGGAGTAGGAGGAGAACTTCATTGATTTATCGTTAACAGAGGACAACAGCTCCCCGTCAGCGTCTCTGGTCGCTATAACAAACGATCTGCGCGGTCGGACGCGCTTTATTGTAGCTCAGCCAGTAACCTTTTCAGCTGCTGACCCAGAACGCAGGGAGGGGCCAACCGTGtgcgtgtatgtatgtgtggagagatgggggggttgtgtgtgaTGTCAAACATATGTCCCCCAGAGTCCTCAGACAGGGAGGTGTCAGCAGGGAAGATGAGggggaggatggaggagaggagaagcagGATGGCGAGGGATGCTTACAGACATAAAGTAAAAGAGCCATCATGAGCGAGACTGCCGTTAAAAATTTGCAAGCTAAAACACgttttcacacacatgcacacatgcagtgtCACTTATGCCACATTTCCaaaacagtttgtttaaaaaaaaaagggggggagTCTaatgggagagaaaaaaagacaaagagaaaagcaaTGGGGAGAGACATGGAGAGAGTGTAAATGTAATTCCCATTCTTAATTAGTTAGTAGACAGCTCATAAAAACTGTGGTAGTAGTGGCAGAATGAGAGCCAGgtggaggaagggagggagggtggCTGCTGGCCTTAAGGACCTATGATGGTTTAATAGTCATACTGAAAGCAGAATAGAGTTACAGGCCTTTAAGTAACATCGAAGTGAAGCAGCCAGGGCTTGATGTGGTCAGCTTTAAACCAGCCTTGAAACAGTTAATATATGAAAACTGCAGTAACTGACACAGACACTACAGTTACACCCTCCTTACTGTAATGCTTGGCACTTTGTTTCACTCCCtgcttctttctgtctgttctctcgTCTCATTTGCTTCTCCATATCACAGTCTGGAGATTTGTTCTCTTGCATATGAAAGTAGGTTGCTGCAAAATGGGGCAGCTGAAGTAAGAGCATGCTTCTATACATGACAACGAGGTTTATGGCTCCCCTGTGCTGCTTAAccacttctcctcctcctcctccacttttTTCATGAAAGAGGGATGATGAAGGATAGATGTGCCGGTAAACATCAATACTGCATTAGCCAGTATTACAAAGCCTTCAGCCATTAACACTGAGGAATGGTCACAGCTGGGCATAAGGTTCAATGGGGGTCACTAGAATCACCAGGCGTCACCACACCCATCTTTCTCTAtgcttcgttttttttttctctgtggtgaaaatgaatttcataatcGACACTGCTATCCTCTCATTCCTGTCCCATTTCTGCAAAACTGTTTGAATAATGCTCTCCTCTTTGCCTCTGCCATTGTTTCTTACCCAGCCTTAGTAAAATGGAAATGCAATAGTTTAGTATGCTTCTGTTGAGAGTGAGACATTTCTACTGCAGGCTATACAAAGGAAGGTTCACTGGGTTTTTAGGGGCACATTGAGGTACCAGATATTAGTAAACCAATGTAAGCATCCAGACAGTATAGTTTAACACCAGGAGAGGATGGTTTGACTTGAACTCTGATCTTCAACAAGAACTTTTTCGGTGTTTGCATGCCCAATTTGACCATTCCACACAGGACCATGGAGACACTGactgttgtctttttctttttatttcagacTGGGTTTGGATCCAAAGCTGCTTGCAAAGATCCTCAACATGTCCTCAGGCCGTTGCTGGTCCAGCGACACATACAACCCAGTCCCTGGAGTCATGGAGGGAGTGCCGTCTGCCAACAACTACCAGGGTGGCTTTGGAACCACACTAATGGCCAAGGTACAAGACCTgctctccttctttctgtcatcttttgttttgctcatCATATGTGACTAATTAATTGTTTATTTCAGTATCATCAATCTGTTAATCTGTTTTTTGATTTGGTTTAAacttttgggaaaaaaaacttaGTATATCCCAGAGCCCAAGGTGACCTTTAGCTTGCTTGTTTTTTGCAACCAAAATCGCAAATGCATACAATTTACAGTGAAACAAGCTGGAACCAGCTAATATTTGCAATTTTTGCGTGATAAAAAGGAATTCAATAAAATTAGTGCTATTGATAATGCTGGTAATCGAGTAACTGACTGATCATTTCAGCTACTTTtgttacttttttctttcttggtgTAGTCTGTTTTTTTTGCCACTCTTAACcctttcatttgtttgactACTCACTGTTCTTTTGTGTCAGTGTGGTACTGTCTGCTGGGCTCTTCACCAGTCCATCTGTGACTTATTGTGAGCCACTTGATTTTACTGTCGCTGCATTAGCTTCTCTCTGTGGGTCAATCTGTGTATTATGTAGTCCATCTGGGTGTTTGTTAAATCACTTGCAATATGTGCTCTGCATACATTAGTCAAAAGGTAGTTCGCACAAGTTTTTACAAATTCTGGCACAATTaggataaatatttttttggaaACACTTATATCACCTGTTAGATAAACAGAGATAATGTCTTTCCCCCAggtgacagtgtgtgtctctctctctctgtttgtagGATCTCGGATTGGCCCAAAATACTGCCACCAACACTAAGACGCCCATCCCTCTGGGTTCTCTAGCCCACCAGATCTACAGAGTCATGTGCTCCCGGGGCTATGCTAACAAGGACTTCTCATCCGTCTTCCAATTCCTTCGTGAGGAGGAAGGCCAGTGAATGGAAGGGGGGAACCCAACTGACTGTGATGttatcacatacacacacatgcacaccacaaCTGCACAACCCTTATCCAGTGCCCCTTATCCCACTATACTCAGGAGAGTCTAAGGCCTTGCCCTCAGGCACAGATCTGCGGTCCaattaacatactgtatgtcgACACAGGTCCCCTCATTGCATTAGCTGGATCATATTTTCAATTCATGGctcttgtctttctctgcatGGGGGGAAATGCTACACTGACCTTAGATAAGAGACAAAGCAACTCCCTTCCTTGGTTTAAGAGGCCAGCATTGGGAAATAACAGGTAGGATGAGGCACTTCAGGTTTACATGTACCAATGCAAATAATATGTGGTTACAGGATGTAATGATTAATAATGACTGCATGAAAGTTACCGTAAGAGTTGAATTATGCTTTTGTTGGAATTGTGCTTTTTGAATGTTACCCAAGCGACTTAAAGCTGCCCTTGTTAAAAGATAGGGAGCAGAAAAGAATATTGACATAGTGATGGAAGCTGGGATTGTCAACTGAATGAATGGTATAACCAACGCTGGTAGTATTAATGGAAATTTCAGTGACGAGAGCGTAAGAGAGtgcagagtttgtttttttcttttctaataaaaaaaaaaaaaaaatcctcatttGACATCATGTAACCAAAACTGTCAGGTCAAAGTTTACTTATTTTGTTATATGCGTCTGTTGTTGGCATTTAGGTGTTATCTGAGACTGCCAACATACAtactttgatttattattttcattcatttttcagatAATTATTTTTACCCTGTGATTATAGTAGGGCAACTGTAGTTTCATTTCTTTGGCACTAGATTTAAGTCAGTACTCAATGAACCAGTCCTGCTCTACTTGTACTGTGATATAGGTATGTGCATCACCTTGTGATGTGCCCGCCCATGTTGTTACAGAATCTTTTCAACTTACCTCTTTTCTCTATTGTCTACATCTGCTTATGGAGCCACTAGAGTGTTATTTTGTGACCAATACTTTTTCAACTTTATAACATTCACTACCAAAGTTCTCATTGTCGTTCACTTTAGTGAAATTGAAAtcttatatatttttgtctgtttctttgaGCTTGAAATTGTCAGTGAGGAGTATCTCCTCCCTGCTTTAAACAAATGTACATAATGTATAATTAATATTGTTTTGTAGTATTGAAGAGGAGTCTAAAAGAAATGCCACCCTTTCAGTAAAATTCATTCATGTCAACAGTTTAATTCTGTCCTGTCAAGCACGTTGTCAGTCACACTgcagattaaaataaaagatgttcTGTTTATTTGGTGTTTGCGTGggattttgaaaaatatgtactgtatgtcccTGGAGATGTCAAGATGGCTGGTGTAAccatgtttattttataatgaacCTAGATCATGAAACACAGTATCTACTGTATGTGCCCACTATAGCTCAATCACTACCTACAGAGAGGTGACTGGCTgatcatacacatacacacaagacTGGCTAGTTGTTCAGTGAGGCTATACTGAGGCACAGACCATACCATCCATCCACTGTAACTAGACTTTGTGTAGTCATATATTGTAGAGGAGTTAACACTTGTTATTGACTATATGTTCTTTAGTTTTTCATCTTGTTAGAGGGTTTCCTCACTGGCTTCTCGGCCTCAAACTTctcccttttattttctttagtgAAGTTTTTCCCTATATACATCAACTGTGTAGGAAATTGAGGTGATGCTAGAgagactatatatatatatatgtatatatataaattgttGATTAGATAACATGTGAGGTGACTAACAGGACAGCAACATGAAAAATGCGTAAAACATTTCCAACTGGGCCTGTCTACtttgcacatacacaacatGGTTGTCTGGTTCCAGCACCAGCCCTGTGCAGCTTATAGATTGCAAACCAATGTCCCACAATCCTGTTCTTCAGTCGGTTGTTGTTCCATTGTTTCTCCAAAGCTCTTCAGCATGCACTCATATAATGTTTAACGTCAGTCGGGAGAAATAGCAGCACTAATCTCAGAATGATGCTCTTATTTCCATCATTACAATGaaacaggagggaaaaaaacaaatgtggttttgttttattttacactttttttgaGGGTTGGGTTGCTGTTTCCTTGCAACATTTTATGGAGCTGCTGTCGTCTAAGTGGCAGTCGCAGTTGTAGCAGACTGTGGCGAGCCGTTGGTGGCAGGAGTTGTGTCGTGGCCTTGTGATTCACTCTGTTATTGTTCTTTGGGAAGTTATGCACTTGCCTCGGCTGTGTGCTTTGAAGATTATACTCATCTGATTACAAATGAGAAGAGGTTTTTATAAATTCGCTATCTGTGCAGAAGCCTTATCATAAAGATCCATCCTTGCTGCTTCCCATTTAATGTTAGCTTATTTAGCACACTTCAACATCTTATAGCCTCCAACACCATCTTGGCCTTTGCAGACAATAGACTGGCTGTCCTGTGGCCTTTGTAAAGAAGTGCTACGCCTCTGTCCTGGCATTTTGAATTAAGCAGTGAAGCTGATTCATATTTGGGTGTTTTAATTTGCCTGTGTTTTATAGCCAGCTGCTGAGCCAGCGGTTTCCTCATTAAAGGACACATGAAAGCAGGCTGTAAAGGAGCCGTGGTGAGACCGGCCTGCACTGACGTCTGAAGGGGATGCGAGCGACTGAGGGACCGACCGAGGGCCTCACCCTCTCAGTCAGGCAGCCGGTGGCGGGCCACCAGACACACCACACTGGCTGTGTCCACACAAGAGCACGACACCAGTCTGATGTGTCAGCAATAGTTCACTGTTTGATACTTCATGAGCTGAGCTGAACTCCACTTTAACTTAAATTTATGCATGTTATACACAGATGATCAAGTTTTgtatctttcatttttttctgctggtgtGTTCTCAGATCTTGAAGTTAATTGTGCATAGGGTTAACCCCCTGCACTCAAACCGCCACTCCCTTGCCTATTAGAGAATAAAACCGCCTCAGCTCTGAGAATGGCTGCTGTGATAAATACCTGAGGCAACAGTGTGCATTATTTCCCCATTATAACCACTGGTGGATCCTCTCGGCTGTTTAATGACTGGCTCTTTAAGAAAGTAAGAGCGGTGGGGTCATGGTGCaggaaggggggggggctgcTCTAAGCACCCTGTGATTCATATCAAATGCACATAAAGTGGCACGTGGCTAAATTGGCTGCTGGAATCTAGCAGGTATAATAGCTCGCACATTACCCAGCGAGCCACTGTCTCACTGTGTAATGTCGCCTCGATATCTTTTACATGAACCCACCAATAGTCGGGCCATTTAGCTCTAGCCAATATCCACACCCACTGTGTCTGCACATCAGCTCAACACCCACACAAgtcttcttcctgttttgtaGACAACATTCCCCAATCCTGAGTCATTGACTCCGCTTAGGTTCATTAGTGAAGATAATTCCACTGCAGACAGCGGGGTCAGCACATAACATGTCACAACAACAGCAAGGCACCTAACAGCAGCTAATTATAACTACTAAGTCCTCATTTGAATATTGATGGGGGTGTAGTAATTGCTGTGAAACATGAACCCTCTACCTGGTGAAAAGGTTGCATCTCAACAACGTGAGTAAACATCTAAGGGAGAaaggagtttttaaaaaaatctgcttctGCTATTTGATATTCACTCACTTTTCCTCACACTTTCCCCCCTTTGTTACTTTGTATTCTTCTATTTGCTCCAAGCTTAAGGTGCTTAAGAGGATAGAAATACTTGAATCAGTTTGTCTGCTGATTTCTAAGATGTTAACATTCCTTTATTGTCCAACATTATAGAGTCATTCCTTCCTATTCTGCTTTCTCTTACCTCTTCTACTACAATAAAATTCTGTGGTCACAttaccccccacacacactcttgtcTTCTGTGAGTAACGACAACATGCACACTCTATTCATCACACTGCTGCACTTGCTCAGTAGCTCTTCATTATATTAATTACTCTCATTGGAAGAGTGATCATCAGTCCCGTCAGAATCCATCACCGCCCGGTTCCCACAGAACCCCAGTCCGGGTAAATAATCACCCATGTCGGTACCAGGGCTCTGGCCCTGCTGTTCCCTACAGACCCACCAGGGTGGGCTCTAAATACCCAGGGGGTTGCAGCTCCCACTGAGCCACATTCATCTATGCCACCAGTTTTGGGGACAAGATAGCAGCCTGATCCAGGGAGCAATAAGAAGGGAATAACATAGTTTGTTTCACAACAACCCCTCTCTGAAAGGTGTATGATGATTTGTGGATTAATCTGTGCAGGGCAGTAattgtttcaaataaaaaatgacatctGGAGTCCAAATACATTTATAAGGTTCTGAAGAAAGTCTCAGCAGGCCATGGGGGAGACCAGAGAGTTGAACATAATAGGTGTAGAAAACAATGCCACTGAACTCAGGAGCAGACTAAGCAAAAGTGCCAAGAGCACCTGAATGCTAGTGATGCACTGATCCAACTTTTTCAATCATCAGTTCATCCTCATTGAATATGCACTTCAGTTTCCATAGAGTTGGGATGATTTTAGCAGTGAGTGTATTTTAACCAAACTCCAGAGAATATCCTAAGGAATGTGAGCATGTATGGATGCAGCCAGGAGTAACTGCTCTATTGTTTGtaaagaagaggaaaacaaaatgaatccaAGGTCAAACCACAGTCTTGATTGATGCTTAgctattttttcattttattggaACTGGACGAAATTTAATTACTGGAAAGAGTGTCTGCAAATATTCTTAGCTGAAGGGATGGAATCAACATCGTGTGACAGCAGGTTACTAAAATAATATTGtatgaattttgttttaaaaaataaggcTGCTGATATTCTTACCCAtgaaatctaaaaataatcTCTGAAATCTCAGTATTTTTCAAATTTCCTACACCTTAGGGAACTCTTAGGGGCAGTTGTAGCCTACTGGATAGGAAGTTGGACTTGAAACCTGAAAGCTGTGAGTTTGAGTCTCAGGTGtagcaggaattgtcagtggggcAGAGTGAATGGCCCTGTCCACTTTCAAtgccatgactgaggtgaggcCCTTGAGCAACAATGGCTACCCACTGctgttcacagtgtgtgtgtgtgtgtgtgtcaccctACTTGGTCACAAAAACTTTCTCAGGTCCAAGCTGTTTTGTTAActtaaacatttgaaaatgggTCTGGAATAAAGTCTATACGTAAAAAAGATAAATAGTCCTGTCAACAAACATTCAACAAGGAAATTGCCTGTTTGTTAGAGACTGTTTCTAGCTACAGATTAGTatgtctgaaaacacagcacCCATGTTCACTGTGGCACAGTAGTTATAAATACTACAGTTGGATGAGAATGAAAGAATCTGGCATAGAGGAAGAATCTATATGAGGCTTTACTTGCTGGTAGCATGAgttcatttttgattttggtcttttcatgggatttgttgacagaaTATCAcccatcacagcagcagcaaaatgttTGCACAATATTTCAGATTAAAAAGGCATACAGCCTTTGAATCACAGTTTAGGACTGCAGTACTGTCTGAGATGCTGGGCAGAAATGCTTGGAACCAAATCTACAT of the Mastacembelus armatus chromosome 11, fMasArm1.2, whole genome shotgun sequence genome contains:
- the LOC113126521 gene encoding 3-hydroxyisobutyrate dehydrogenase, mitochondrial-like — encoded protein: MAALFRGCRGLLLRWNNHADLAYVSTRSMASKTPVGFIGLGNMGSPMAKNLLKNGYPVIATDVFPESCKELQDLGAQVVDSPAEVAEKADRIITMLPSSPNVIDVYTGANGILKKVKKGTLLIDSSTIDPAVSKEMAVAAEKMGAVFMDAPVSGGVGAASMAKLTFMVGGVEEEYNAAQELLTCMGANVVYCGQVGSGQAAKLCNNMLLAIGMTGTAETMNLGIRLGLDPKLLAKILNMSSGRCWSSDTYNPVPGVMEGVPSANNYQGGFGTTLMAKDLGLAQNTATNTKTPIPLGSLAHQIYRVMCSRGYANKDFSSVFQFLREEEGQ